One genomic window of Clostridioides sp. ES-S-0054-01 includes the following:
- a CDS encoding YitT family protein, whose product MKKEMIKDYLLITISAFLMALAVNFFFAEHTLAPGGITGLSVVLSTFLSIPVENISLGISMPLLVMGVLFLGKGFGIKTLYITLMGPLFLKVIPQIHITDNLLVAGVIGGLLVGTAIGIAIIRGCSTGGTDLVAMLINKIIKFLKLPVILFMLDGFIIVASGIISKNFMISIYSLISLLLIIKTIGFVTTKFDKNTEETNNINSTCTQ is encoded by the coding sequence ATGAAAAAAGAAATGATAAAAGACTATTTATTGATAACAATATCAGCATTTTTAATGGCATTAGCAGTTAATTTTTTCTTTGCAGAACATACACTAGCTCCAGGAGGAATAACAGGATTATCAGTTGTACTTAGTACATTTTTATCAATACCTGTTGAGAATATATCTTTAGGAATATCTATGCCACTTTTAGTAATGGGAGTATTATTTTTAGGTAAGGGATTTGGAATAAAAACATTATATATAACTCTTATGGGGCCATTATTCTTAAAAGTAATACCACAAATTCATATAACTGACAACTTATTAGTAGCAGGAGTGATAGGTGGATTATTGGTGGGAACTGCTATAGGTATAGCCATAATAAGAGGTTGTAGTACTGGTGGAACTGATTTAGTTGCAATGCTTATTAATAAGATAATTAAATTTCTGAAGTTGCCAGTTATATTATTTATGCTAGATGGATTTATAATAGTCGCGTCTGGAATAATAAGTAAGAATTTTATGATATCTATATATTCATTAATATCTTTATTACTCATAATAAAGACAATAGGATTTGTAACTACAAAGTTTGATAAAAATACTGAAGAAACTAATAATATAAATAGTACTTGTACTCAATAA
- a CDS encoding pentose-5-phosphate 3-epimerase, with protein MKHIKIAAGLAHVNYGHISAVVKEAMDAGVDYVHSDAADMHDLKNMQLMGGHQIIEAIRPVTDKPIECHIYTRDCDRLFIEKIAAAGCNMLIIPAEHFLGAPLAYIINYCREFGMKIGLTVGCYTPLCFVDEAIYDIDRLQIVVHGVDETDGKDNWGWRKSAVDLVKRARKMIDEKNPKCELAIDGGLRADNMEPLIECNPDVVILSSAIFKDKDGITAGVKKCRKAIDEAATKFGLE; from the coding sequence ATGAAACACATAAAAATAGCAGCAGGATTGGCACATGTAAATTACGGTCACATATCAGCCGTAGTTAAGGAAGCGATGGATGCAGGTGTAGACTACGTGCATTCAGATGCAGCAGATATGCATGATTTGAAAAATATGCAACTTATGGGTGGTCATCAAATAATAGAAGCAATAAGACCAGTAACAGATAAACCAATAGAATGTCATATATACACAAGAGATTGCGATAGATTATTTATAGAAAAAATAGCAGCAGCAGGATGCAACATGTTGATAATACCAGCTGAACATTTCTTAGGAGCTCCTCTTGCATACATAATAAATTACTGTAGAGAATTTGGTATGAAAATAGGATTAACAGTTGGATGTTACACGCCACTATGCTTTGTTGATGAAGCTATATATGATATAGATAGATTGCAAATAGTCGTTCATGGTGTTGATGAAACTGATGGAAAAGATAACTGGGGATGGAGAAAGAGTGCAGTTGATTTAGTTAAAAGAGCCAGAAAAATGATAGACGAAAAGAATCCTAAGTGTGAATTGGCAATAGATGGCGGACTAAGAGCAGACAATATGGAGCCATTAATAGAATGTAATCCAGATGTTGTAATATTATCTTCAGCAATATTCAAGGATAAAGATGGCATAACAGCAGGTGTTAAGAAGTGTAGAAAAGCTATAGATGAAGCAGCTACAAAGTTTGGTTTAGAATAA
- a CDS encoding 6-phosphofructokinase, whose amino-acid sequence MRNCIIAQSGGPTAVINASAIGIYEKNLETKYFDKVYFGINGIEGILNKNIVDSECLNKEDVLNLKQTPSSGLGSCRYKLADYKINSYDYDRVINILYEYEIDTLFYIGGNDSMDTVMKFSQYCKNTTCKIKFIGIPKTIDNDLLGTDNCPGFGSAAKLISTLIMETYLDFSIYKNNGIFIVETMGRDTGWLAASSSLARLNDTPLVDLIYLPEIDFYEDKFIEDVRKIFKEKNKAYIVASEGIRDKDGNFICEQKTSAHDKFGHSQLGGVSNYLKNLIVSSSITTRVKTLELGVIQRCAIHLASETDLKQASEVGAYGLELSKKGYTGVMATINRIGNTPYKYEVSHTDISKIANKTKYFPRKWINKECNYVTDEALDYLYPLIQGNPDIKYKNGLPYFSTLY is encoded by the coding sequence ATGAGAAACTGTATTATTGCCCAATCTGGAGGTCCTACAGCTGTTATCAATGCTTCTGCAATTGGTATTTATGAAAAAAATTTAGAAACTAAATACTTTGACAAAGTGTATTTTGGTATCAATGGGATTGAAGGTATATTAAATAAAAATATAGTAGATTCAGAATGCTTAAATAAGGAAGACGTACTAAATTTAAAACAAACCCCTTCTTCTGGTCTTGGTTCATGTAGATATAAGCTTGCTGATTATAAGATAAATTCTTATGATTATGATAGAGTTATAAATATACTATATGAATATGAAATAGATACATTATTTTACATAGGTGGAAATGACTCTATGGACACAGTCATGAAATTTTCCCAATACTGCAAAAACACTACTTGTAAAATAAAATTTATAGGAATTCCTAAAACAATAGATAATGATTTATTGGGAACTGACAACTGCCCTGGATTTGGTTCTGCTGCAAAGCTTATTTCTACACTAATAATGGAAACGTACTTAGATTTTTCTATATATAAAAATAACGGAATATTTATAGTAGAAACTATGGGTAGAGATACTGGATGGTTAGCAGCTTCTTCTTCACTAGCTAGACTCAACGATACCCCACTAGTTGATTTAATATACCTTCCAGAAATTGATTTCTATGAAGATAAGTTTATAGAAGATGTTAGAAAAATATTTAAAGAAAAAAATAAGGCTTATATAGTTGCATCAGAAGGTATAAGAGATAAAGACGGCAACTTTATATGTGAGCAAAAAACATCTGCTCACGATAAGTTTGGTCATTCTCAATTAGGCGGAGTAAGTAACTATTTAAAGAACCTTATAGTATCCTCATCAATCACAACAAGAGTAAAGACTTTAGAGCTCGGTGTAATACAAAGATGTGCTATACATCTAGCTTCAGAGACTGATTTAAAACAAGCATCTGAAGTTGGTGCATATGGACTAGAACTTTCTAAAAAAGGATATACAGGAGTTATGGCTACCATCAACAGAATAGGCAATACTCCTTATAAGTATGAAGTTAGTCATACTGATATTTCTAAAATAGCTAATAAGACAAAGTATTTTCCTAGAAAGTGGATAAATAAAGAATGTAATTATGTGACTGACGAAGCTCTAGATTACCTATATCCACTTATTCAAGGTAACCCAGATATTAAGTATAAAAATGGACTACCTTATTTTTCAACTCTTTACTAG
- a CDS encoding amidohydrolase, which translates to MKNFFREAKSIEGEIIKWRRYLHENPETGCNLPITVAFVTSTLKEMGYSPKLTSNNGIVAVLDSNNDGKTLLLRADMDALPIMEETDLPFKSKNKGASHSCGHDNHTAMLLGAAKILMDNKHLLKGRVKFVFEPDEETTRGAKSMIADGILENPHVDAAMAFHSMVGKFLNTGQVAYSRGPAMASADIFEITVEGKATHGASPEFGVDPINIMSHIQIALNTILSREKPQKEPVVLTIGMFNAGSVPNAIPNKASMSGTLRTFNQSVREKLKNRIIEISTGIAKSFGGSAKIEFKMGTPAVINDLDIGDEIVSYVKEVIGYENVIDFPAAMGSEDFSEILLRVPGVLLWIGMGSISQGYNFGMHNPKAVFNEEGLVYGSALFAHCAVKWLENNFNR; encoded by the coding sequence ATGAAAAATTTTTTTAGAGAAGCAAAGTCAATAGAAGGTGAGATTATTAAATGGAGAAGATATTTACATGAAAATCCTGAAACTGGTTGCAATCTACCAATAACAGTTGCATTTGTTACCAGTACTTTAAAAGAAATGGGATATTCTCCAAAATTAACGTCTAATAATGGAATAGTAGCTGTTTTGGACAGTAATAATGATGGAAAAACATTATTGTTAAGGGCTGATATGGATGCTCTGCCTATTATGGAGGAGACGGATTTACCTTTTAAAAGTAAGAATAAAGGTGCATCTCATAGTTGTGGACACGATAATCATACAGCAATGTTATTAGGTGCAGCCAAAATACTTATGGATAATAAGCACTTACTTAAAGGTAGAGTAAAGTTTGTATTTGAACCAGATGAAGAGACTACTAGAGGTGCAAAATCAATGATTGCTGATGGGATATTAGAAAATCCTCATGTCGATGCAGCTATGGCATTTCACAGTATGGTGGGCAAATTTCTTAACACAGGTCAAGTGGCTTACTCACGTGGTCCAGCTATGGCATCTGCAGATATATTTGAAATAACAGTAGAAGGAAAAGCAACTCATGGAGCAAGCCCTGAATTTGGAGTGGATCCAATAAATATAATGTCACACATACAAATAGCATTAAATACTATACTCTCAAGAGAAAAACCTCAGAAAGAGCCTGTAGTTTTAACTATTGGAATGTTCAATGCAGGAAGTGTACCAAATGCTATACCAAATAAAGCATCTATGTCAGGAACTTTAAGAACGTTTAACCAATCTGTTAGAGAGAAATTAAAAAATAGGATTATTGAAATATCTACGGGAATAGCTAAATCATTTGGAGGAAGTGCTAAGATAGAGTTTAAAATGGGTACTCCTGCAGTTATAAATGATTTAGACATAGGAGATGAGATTGTATCTTATGTTAAAGAGGTTATAGGATATGAAAATGTAATAGACTTTCCAGCTGCAATGGGTTCAGAAGATTTTTCAGAGATTTTACTAAGGGTACCAGGAGTACTTTTATGGATTGGAATGGGAAGTATTAGCCAGGGATATAATTTTGGTATGCACAATCCCAAGGCAGTTTTTAATGAAGAGGGATTAGTTTACGGTTCAGCTTTATTTGCTCATTGTGCAGTAAAATGGTTAGAAAATAATTTTAATAGATAA
- a CDS encoding amidohydrolase, translated as MIGNISINEIDKKRFKLDDLSKKIWKNPEKSFKEFKACENTANFLRSEGFDVEVGVGGLATAIKASFGSGKPVIGFMGEFDALPGLNQKVSTKQEAFELGAYGHGCGHNLLCTAHVGAVVGLKREMIENNLSGTIVFYACPGEEQLTGKGFMARGGAFEGLDLAINFHPNKISEATIGISTAVNSVKFHFKGKTAHAGSDPQNGRSALDAVELTNVGANYLREHVTSDVRIHYTITDGGVAPNIVPDKASVWYYTRALSREAVENTYERLIKVAKGAAMMTETEVEVEFLGGCYNTLNNHVLANLVSECMDEIKQEPWTQEELDFAAKLDRQSPQQYKAMISKYNLPEGTHLYYGGGNVTNFNSYGSTDIGDVMHIVPTAYFFTGCTNLGAPGHSWQFTSCAGSSIGEKGMIYAAKIMAMFGAKILNNPEIAKKAKEEFEKSMNGKTYKCPIPEDIPTP; from the coding sequence ATGATAGGAAATATATCTATAAATGAGATAGATAAAAAAAGATTTAAACTTGATGATTTGAGTAAGAAAATATGGAAAAATCCTGAAAAATCATTTAAAGAATTTAAAGCGTGTGAAAATACAGCAAATTTTCTAAGAAGTGAAGGATTTGATGTGGAAGTAGGTGTAGGAGGTTTAGCCACAGCTATTAAGGCTAGTTTTGGCTCAGGCAAACCAGTTATAGGTTTTATGGGAGAATTTGACGCATTACCTGGTTTAAATCAAAAAGTTTCAACAAAGCAAGAAGCATTTGAATTAGGAGCTTATGGTCATGGATGTGGACATAATTTATTATGTACAGCACATGTAGGAGCGGTAGTAGGACTTAAAAGAGAAATGATAGAAAACAATTTAAGTGGGACTATAGTATTTTATGCATGTCCAGGAGAAGAGCAATTAACAGGTAAAGGATTTATGGCTAGAGGTGGAGCGTTTGAGGGTTTAGACTTGGCTATAAATTTTCATCCAAATAAAATTAGTGAGGCTACAATTGGTATTTCAACAGCTGTTAACTCTGTAAAATTTCATTTTAAGGGAAAAACTGCACATGCAGGCTCAGACCCTCAAAATGGAAGAAGTGCACTAGATGCCGTAGAACTTACTAATGTAGGAGCTAATTATTTGAGAGAGCATGTTACTTCTGATGTAAGAATTCATTATACAATTACAGATGGAGGAGTAGCACCCAACATAGTTCCTGATAAAGCATCAGTATGGTATTACACAAGAGCTTTAAGTAGAGAAGCTGTAGAAAATACATATGAAAGACTTATAAAGGTAGCAAAAGGAGCTGCAATGATGACTGAAACTGAGGTTGAAGTAGAGTTTTTAGGAGGATGCTATAATACTTTAAACAATCATGTTTTAGCAAATCTTGTATCAGAATGTATGGATGAGATTAAACAAGAGCCTTGGACTCAAGAGGAATTGGATTTTGCAGCTAAGTTAGATAGACAAAGCCCACAACAATATAAGGCTATGATAAGTAAATATAATTTACCAGAAGGAACTCATCTATATTATGGTGGAGGAAATGTTACAAACTTTAATAGTTATGGCTCTACTGATATTGGAGATGTAATGCATATAGTCCCTACAGCATACTTTTTTACAGGATGCACAAATCTAGGTGCACCAGGTCATAGTTGGCAGTTTACATCTTGTGCAGGAAGTTCCATAGGAGAAAAAGGTATGATATATGCAGCGAAAATTATGGCTATGTTTGGAGCTAAAATATTAAACAATCCAGAGATAGCTAAAAAAGCAAAAGAAGAATTTGAGAAATCTATGAATGGGAAAACATACAAATGCCCTATTCCAGAGGATATTCCGACTCCTTAA
- a CDS encoding glycoside hydrolase family 1 protein — MGFQKNFLWGGAISANQAEGAWNVDGKGMSVADVAKYKPNIDIKDYKSQWHVGIKDLEEAMNTEEDTYYPKRRGIDFYNRYREDIALFKEMGFKTLRVSIAWTRIFPKGIEEKPNEKGLQFYEDLFKELRANDIEPLVTLSHYEMPIYLVNNYNGWISREVVDMFVKYSKVCFKRYKGLVKYWLTFNEIDSVFRHAFTTVGVLEEKYKSKRETEEAIYQALHHQFVAASLATKYCHEIIEDSKVGCMVTKTLTYAETCNPDDVILAQRDNRNNSMYSDVQVFGEYPIHIKRYWEKNNIKVKMLEGDEDILKQYTADFVAFSYYMSMVQSINAEEREKVGGNLVTGVKNPYLPTSEWGWQIDSKGLRIALIDLYDRYRKPLWIVENGVGSYDTVEDDGSINDDYRIEYFKNHFEQIAIAIDEGVECMGYTSWGCIDIISASTSQMSKRYGFIYVDQDDMGNGTKNRVKKKSFYWYKNVIATNGEVLDFSTDMVVGQK; from the coding sequence ATGGGTTTTCAAAAGAATTTTTTATGGGGAGGAGCAATATCTGCAAATCAAGCAGAAGGAGCTTGGAATGTTGATGGAAAAGGAATGTCAGTAGCTGATGTAGCTAAGTACAAGCCTAACATAGATATAAAAGACTATAAAAGTCAATGGCATGTGGGAATCAAGGATTTGGAAGAAGCTATGAATACAGAAGAAGATACTTATTATCCTAAAAGAAGAGGTATAGATTTTTATAATAGATATAGAGAAGATATAGCACTATTTAAAGAAATGGGATTTAAAACATTAAGAGTTTCAATAGCTTGGACTAGGATATTCCCAAAGGGTATAGAAGAAAAACCAAATGAAAAAGGGCTCCAATTTTACGAAGATTTATTTAAAGAGTTAAGAGCAAATGATATAGAGCCATTAGTTACACTATCACACTATGAAATGCCAATATATTTAGTAAATAATTATAATGGGTGGATATCCAGAGAAGTTGTAGATATGTTTGTAAAATATTCAAAAGTATGTTTTAAAAGATACAAAGGCTTAGTAAAATACTGGTTAACTTTCAATGAAATAGATAGTGTATTTCGTCATGCATTTACTACAGTAGGGGTGTTAGAAGAAAAGTATAAAAGTAAAAGAGAAACAGAAGAAGCAATATACCAAGCACTGCATCACCAATTTGTAGCAGCTTCATTAGCTACAAAATATTGTCATGAGATAATAGAAGATTCCAAAGTTGGATGTATGGTTACTAAAACTTTAACTTATGCAGAAACATGTAATCCAGATGATGTAATATTAGCTCAAAGAGACAATAGAAATAATTCTATGTATAGTGATGTACAAGTATTTGGAGAGTATCCTATCCATATTAAAAGATATTGGGAGAAAAATAATATAAAGGTGAAAATGCTTGAAGGGGATGAAGATATATTAAAGCAATATACAGCAGATTTTGTAGCCTTTAGTTATTATATGTCAATGGTTCAAAGCATAAATGCTGAAGAAAGAGAGAAAGTTGGAGGTAATTTAGTAACAGGGGTTAAGAATCCATATTTACCAACCAGTGAATGGGGATGGCAGATAGATTCTAAGGGGTTAAGAATAGCACTTATTGATTTATATGATCGTTATAGAAAACCACTATGGATAGTTGAAAATGGTGTAGGGTCATATGATACCGTAGAAGATGATGGGTCGATAAATGATGATTATAGAATAGAATATTTTAAAAATCATTTTGAACAAATAGCTATAGCAATAGATGAAGGTGTTGAATGTATGGGTTATACGTCTTGGGGGTGTATAGATATTATTAGTGCATCGACATCTCAAATGAGTAAACGTTATGGATTCATATATGTAGATCAGGATGATATGGGAAATGGTACTAAGAACAGAGTTAAGAAAAAATCATTCTATTGGTATAAAAATGTAATAGCTACGAATGGAGAAGTTTTAGATTTCTCCACGGATATGGTAGTAGGGCAGAAATAA